The Candidatus Dormiibacterota bacterium genome contains a region encoding:
- a CDS encoding flagellar basal body rod C-terminal domain-containing protein, with translation MDAIAWAASAMVAARTRLEIAADNLANVSTDGFRGSLARGSLTARGVAIARAPIARHGALMHTGRTDDRAIVGDGAFLLRDARGRIVETRSGAFVRGADGRLRDDAGRVLVATRLSRGSSVRSGFLEAANVDAIGQMVAMLAAQRGFESAEHVVAAIDRTRHEAASDVAKAA, from the coding sequence ATGGACGCAATCGCCTGGGCGGCAAGCGCGATGGTCGCCGCACGAACGCGGCTCGAAATCGCTGCCGACAATCTCGCAAACGTTTCGACCGACGGTTTTCGCGGTAGCCTCGCGCGCGGTTCGTTGACGGCGCGCGGCGTCGCTATCGCGCGCGCGCCGATCGCGCGCCACGGCGCCTTGATGCACACGGGCCGCACCGACGATCGCGCAATCGTCGGAGACGGCGCGTTTCTCTTGCGCGACGCGCGAGGGCGGATCGTCGAGACGCGAAGCGGCGCCTTCGTACGGGGCGCAGATGGCAGGCTGCGCGACGATGCGGGGCGCGTGCTCGTTGCAACGCGCCTTTCGCGCGGGAGCAGCGTGCGCAGCGGATTTCTCGAAGCCGCAAACGTGGACGCGATCGGCCAAATGGTAGCGATGCTGGCGGCTCAGCGCGGCTTCGAGAGCGCGGAACACGTCGTCGCGGCGATCGATCGGACGCGGCACGAAGCGGCGAGCGACGTCGCCAAGGCGGCGTAG